CCATTTCCAGAGGATTCTGGGTGGCGAGTACGAAGAACGGAGAATCGAGTTTGTGCGTCGTCTTGCCGACGGTGACACTGCGCTCTTCCATCGCTTCAAGCAGCGCCGACTGCGTTTTGGGCGTCGCGCGATTGACTTCATCCGCCAGCACGATGTTGGAAAAAATCGGCCCGGGCTGGAACTCCAGAAACTTTTCGCCCATGGCGTTTTCCTGGACGACGTTGGTGCCGGTGATGTCGGCCGGCATGAGGTCCGGCGTGAACTGAATGCGGGAAAACTTGAGATGCATGACGTCGCTCAAAGTCGATACGAGCTTCGTCTTGCCGAGTCCCGGAACGCCTTCGAGAAGGACGTGGCCGCCTGCAAGCAGACTCATGATGACGCCATCGATGATGTCCCCGGCCCCAACGATGACCTTGGAGACTTCTGTTTTGACGCGATTGAACTGTTCCTGAAACGTGACGACCTGTTGATCGATGGCGGAGCTCATTATTCTTACAACCTACTTCTTCCCGTTTGCTGCGGGCCGGATGGCCTGGAAATAATTTTTGATCAGCGGGCGATACTCCCATGGAATGCGGTCCTGATTCAGCAAATCTTTTTGCGCGGGGGTCAAATCCGATTTGACGTTCCGGTAATCCAGCATGGAGCGCTCCTGTTTGCTGATTTCCTCGAGCTTTTCCGGCTTCTCTCCGCCGTCCGACATGCCGTCCACCTTCTCCTGCTTCAATTTGACGTCGAGTTTCGTCGCTGCGCCTTCGCGCGGCGCATCGGCTCCGCCTTTGCCCGAAGGCATCAATCCGTTGCCATTGCCTCCGCCGGGAACCGGAGCGGCGTTTTGCGAGCCGTCGTTTTGCGCCGTCTGATCGGTGGGTTCGCCTTCGCCGCCATCCTGAGCCTGTCCCTGAGCATTCGGGTCGGTCTGGCCAGGCTGCGCCTTCTGGTTCTGCCCGCCCTGAGCTTTGCCGGCCTGCTGCTGTTGGCCTTTGCCGCCTTTCTGCCCGGCGCTTTGCTGACCGCGTTGTTGGAGCGAATCCTTCAGGTTTTGGAGATCCTGGCTTGCGAGGTTCTTCAGATCCTGGCTTTCGATGCGTTGTTGCAGTGCTTCCAGTTGCTGCGCGGCCCCGTCCAGACCCTGCTGCGCCGCATCCTGCTGCCCGTTCTTGAGGTTTTCTGCAGCCTGTTTGAGCATTTCTGCCAGGTCTTCGAGTCCGGGCCGCGTGTTCTCCGCGGCTTGTTCCAGGCTCTTCTGGATGTCCTTGGTCTGGCCGGCGGTATTCAAGCCAAGCTTGTCCGCAAGTTTGCGTAATTCGTCGGCGGCAAGGTTCAACTGCTTGTTCTGCATGGCCTGCGCCGCGGGATCGAGCTGCTCCGACTGCGCCAGGTCCTTCGCCATCTCTTCCAGACCTTCGTTGATGCTGGCCGCGTCGAGGTTGCCTTCCTCCAGCTGATTCTGGATGTTATCGAGCATCTGCGCCGCCTGCTGCGGGTCGATCTTTCCGTCCTGGAGCTGCTGCACCACGTCCTCGAGCCTCTGTGCGAGATCGCTCTGTTTCAGCTTTTCAGCTTTGTGGATCAATTCTTTCGTCTGTTTGACGATCGCCGCTTCCTTTTCACTCAACGCGAACGCCGGCGCCGCCTGCAGCGCGAGCCAGTTATGATTGAACGACATCGGAACGAAATTGAGCCCCACGAACAGAAGAATCATGGAGGCGGCGATAAAAGAGGTCTTGGGGATATGGCGCGGATACAGAGCGTCGAGCTTGAGGGCCTGCGCATTCCTGGCGGCGCGATGAACCTGGGCGTCGACCCAATCGGAGGGCCGCGGATTGTTCACAAACCAGAAGGCGGTTTTCAACTCGTCGTGCATGCCCGCCCGGCTATCGGCCGAAGACGCGGCATCGTTCAATGTGCCTTTCTGGAAAACCCGATAGCCGGCGTAGGCGGCAAAAAGTAGCACGCAGATGCCAACGATGGTGCTGACGGTTACCCCCGGAAGGGGGTCGAACAGGTCCCAGATTTTCACCAGCAGGAGGATGGCTCCACAGACAAGGGCCCCGAAAGTAAGCTCATTCAAGAGCCGGTTCGCCCGAATTCGCCTTTCCACCCGCTGAAGCGAGGCGACGATGATTTCCTTATCCGACATTGAATGGATAGGCTCTTTCTCTTTCCTAAACACTAAGATCCGGTACGCCTACCATACCCCAGGTAGGGCAGTAAGAAAAGACGGAATTGCCGCAGAAAGAAATGGGCGCCGGTGGCAAATCGGCGCCCCTCCTAACGGAGAATCTACAAGGAGAATCAATGTCGGTATTTGTTGAGCAATCCGGATGCCGGAGAACACTTCTGTCGAATTTCCAGACGGGTGCTTTGTTGCTTGTGGTTCCTCCATCTTTGGTTTCTAATTAACCCAAATGAAAAAGGCGGCGCTCCTCGGGTTCGTTGGAATATTTTTCGGACTCTGTGTGTTTCATTCGCGCCTGTCATCCGATGCGCAAGTCCGCGATCCCGAATTCGTCTACGCGCGCGTTCGATATCACATGACTCCCGACGCGATTTTCGTACGCGAGGTGCCCTGGCATCACGACTATCCATACAGCGATCAGCAGTTCCCCTCCGTTGTTGCCGAGGTTTCGAGTATCCGAACGTCTTCGATGGCGTACCAGATCGTCGATATCGACAGTCCCGATCTTTTCAAGTATCCGTTTGCATACCTGTGCGAGCCTGGATATCTGGAGTTGAACGCGAAGGATGTCGTCAACCTGAGAGAGTATCTCGACCGCGGAGGGTTTCTTCTCATTGATGATATGCGCACCGCGGCGTATTCCCAGCAGACCGGATTCGGACCCGAAGATGATATTCGCCATTTCCAGGCCGAAATGAAGAAGGTCTATCCGGATCGCACATTTGTCCGGCTTGACCTGTCCGACCCGGTTTTCAATACGTTCTACAAAATCAACTCGCTCGACATGATCGCGCCGTACATTTTCCCCGGCCAGAGACCGGTCGAGTTTCTGGGGCTGCGGGATCCCCACGGTAATTTGCAGATGGTCATCAACGACAACAATGACATCAGCGAATTCTGGGAATGGCTGAATGAAGGCCGCCGCTCCCTCCACGACGCTTCCAATTCGCTCGAATTCGGCATCAATTATTTGATGTATTCGTTCACGCACTGAGCCGCCCCGAACAAATGAAAGTCGTGAAGAGACTCTTCGTGGTGCTGGCCTCGTTGGCGCTGGCGACAGTGGCATCCGCGCAGAGCGCGGACGATTATCGCGGCGGTTGGCGGACGGAGGCCGGCGATCCCCACGTCTATCAGTTCTCGATCCGCGGCGATCAGGTCCGCGGCGTGTATTGCACGCGCTGCAGCGATGCGACGACGCTTGCGTTCGTTGACGGAAAGCTGGGAGCAGACGGCATCACCTTCGTGGTGACGCATGTGAAAGCGGACGGCAGTACGGCATATCAGGATCATGCGTCGGCCAGGTTCGACAAAGGGAACCTCATCATCAGCGGAACCGCCGGCGGTCCGAATGGCGGCAAGTTTCAACGAACCGTAATCAAAGATCCGCGCGGCCCCGATGGACTTCCGATAGCGGTATCGAGGCTTCCGGCAGGCAACGGCCCCGTGCCCGCGATTGCGCGGGGGGGCGGTGGTGGTGGTGGTGCAGGCGGTGGCGGCGCCGGCCGCGGAGGCTATGTTCCACCTGCGCCGTGGAAGCAACTCACCCAGACAGATGTCATTGGTGTATGGCTCGGCTTTGGCGTCGGCGTCAACAAGCAGTACTTCATCATCCGGAAGGTCGGCGGCAACCTGCGCGGCATGGTGTGCGGCCGCTGCGACAATCCGTACACCATGGCGGCGCTGGACGATTTCGTCATTAAAAGCGACACCATGACCTTTAATATCCTGCACGAGGACTGGGGGCCCGGCTCGCTGCCCTTTCACAATCAGGCTACCGTTCACGTCACGATGAACGAAATGCGCATGACCACTCAGCAGGACAACATGTCCGCGCCTGCCCAACCGCCCGGCCCGAACGCCGGGACTTCACTCCTCGGTCCCATATCTATCGAGGCGACCAGAGGTAACGATTCGCGGTGAGGCCCTGTAAGCGCGGATTTTCTGGAACGGAGCCAGATCCTGTGTCCGCGCCTCGATCTCCTTCATCGCCAGATCGTGCCGGTTCTCGATCGGTTGAGGCGCCACTGTCGGTCTCCTGAAGGGGCAGCCGCTCACTCTTGGCAGAATATTCGATATCAGATTCCGGTGCGTCAGCATTGCACCCTTCGGAACACCGGTGGGACCCGAAGTGTGAATAATGGTGGCAAGTTGGTCCGGATCGACACTCATGGCCGCCCCCTGAAAACGCCTGGACGCGCTGCCTGCCGTCCCATTTCGAGGACCGCGTTTACACGCGCCAGAACATCCTTGGCTGAGTTTTTCTTGAAAACCCAGCGTGGCTTTGATCGGTGTCGTCTGTGTCCTAGCTTTCTCCTTTCTGCGGGCCGCAGCCCGCGATTGAATTCCAGCGAACGGCATCAAGCGCAACATACCGGTTGCGGCCGCTCTGCTGAAGGCGCGATTCGCTGCTGTTCAGGAAATGCCGGAGCAACACTGCTGAATCATTAGCAGTGCTGCTCCGACCGGAATAGCACTGCTAAATCGTTTCCAACGCTGTTCCCGCGGGAGCAGTGCTGCTCCATCGTTTGCAAGACTGCTCCCACCGGAGCAACACTGCTCAATCGTTTCCAACCCTGGAAACACCACAGCAGGACTGCTGAATCTACTCCAAGACTGGAGTTCAGGCAGCAGCGCTGCTGATTCAACTCCAACGCTGGAACCGAAACAACAGCACTGTTAATCGAATTCCAGCCTTGGAAGCGCCGCAGCAGCTCTGCTGAATCGATTCCAGCGCTGGAGTCGCCAGAGCAGCACTGCCGCCTGATCCCGCTCAAACGCGACTACGTCGTCGCACCGAATTTGTTATACGATCAGCCCGGACAAGGAGTAATGGTAGGAATTTTAATGGGGGCCGCGGACGATGATGGGGGTGCGTTTTATGAGCTTCCTCCGCCGTTCATGCAGGGAACTGCTCGCGGCGATCTCACGGAATCGGGAGGCCGCAGACCAGTTCGCCGGGTTGGATTCGGGCACGGTTCGTTGCGAGGACTTCTTCCGTCCGACAATATCGCGCGGATTATGCAGGCAGGCGCGGCGGCCGGCGGTCTCTGATAAAGCAGTATGTTTTCTGTGACGTATCGTGAGGCTGACGCCAGGGACGTTGCTGCCATTGTCCGGTTTCAAATGGAAATGGCCCGGGAAACGGAGGATCTGGAGTTAGATCGCGCAACTGTTACTGGGGGAGTTTGCCGCGTATTTGAGAGCGGCACGCATGGCCGCTATTTCGTGGCAGAACGTGGGGGCACCGTGATCGCTTGCACTCTGATCACCTACGAATGGAGCGATTGGCGATGCGGAACGGTATGGTGGATCCAAAGCGTTTATGTCGTTCCGGAAGAACGCCGGCAAGGTGTTTATGCCGGCCTCTATAGCCACATCAAAGCGATCGCCGAAGCCACTCCGCGTGTGAAAGGCATCCGGCTGTATGTCGACCGGCGAAACACCCGCGCGCAGACGGTCTACACGCGGTTAGGCATGAACGGCGATCATTACCAGGTGTTCGAGTGGATGAAGACATCGGAGCAAAAAGACTGAAGGATCTCTATTTCATCAACGAGTGAATGCGTTGCCGTGTGTTACGTGCCCAAGCCGGCCTTTGTAATGTCAGGCTCGATTCCATCAGTTCGGTGATGAGCCTATCGCCGAGGATTGGAATTGCTTTGCTGGTGTTCTGCCGGACATAACGATTCTGTTGGAGGACCCAGACTTCGACTGCGCCGGCATAGCGCCACACTTCATTGACCTGGAGCGCAGCGTAAAGGGGAAACTTGTCCATGGAATCGCCTGTCACATCGATCTCGATAATCAGTTCCGGAGGAGGATCGATTTCCATGTTCAGGCGTTTCTTTCCGCGAACCCGAGCGGCATTCCGGATATAAAATGATGCGTCAGGTTCGAAGCCTCTTTTTAAGACTCCGCGCTTGAATGTCGTGGAACCTGCGGCGACGAAATCGATGTCCTGCTCCTCCAGAGCGATGATTGCAATGTACGCCAGTACTTCCTTGGCCGCATCGTGTTCAAAATGTGGACTCATGATTTCCAGAACTCCCTGGTCGTAAGCGAGCCGAGGCGAGCTCTGGTTTTCCAGGTCCTTCAGGAGACTTTCGTACGTCTCCCAACTGACGTTGGAAATGATAATGCGGTCCGTCGGGGGCGCCTTGAGCAGCACAGACATACGACTACTCTAGCGCCGGGCCAATTGGTTCGCAACGGGTCAGGAAAAAGAGGAGAAAGAGGGATAGGGAAAGAGGGATAGTGAGCAATTTCGAAATGGAAATCGCTCACTATCCCCCTTTTCCGTCCCCTGTTTTCCGCGAACACTGATCGCGCGCTGACTTACCGGAAGATCCGCTGGCTGCGGACGAAATCCGTCATTGATGACAGGGATGTAAATCCTGCTGTGGTCCAGCGTATCAGGACGCTGGATGGGTCCATGGGCAGCGACGAGATATTCGCCACGTACTGGCCCCAGGCCCGGATGTAATCCTCGACATTCGAAATGTAGAACGCATGGACGACCGCGCCATGCTCTTTCAGATATTGGGCTACGGCGCGAATCGCTTTCGGGCCGGCGAAGTCGCCGACGATCGGCACAATCAGATTCGCCTGGTGCATGGCGCGAATGCGGTCATAGTTTTCGCGCGCCGCCAGGTAACTCCAGTTTTTGCCGGCACCGTCGGTCAGCGTCATCAACGCGGCATAGCCGGGACTTCTGAAACTCGAATCGAAACTCAGCACGCCTTCGCGGGCGAAGTTCCGGTAGATCGTGCGAATTCCGCGTTCATCCCCGGCGGTGAGCGGAAAGTGGTGCCGGGTTTTCAGCCGGTCCAGGATCCCTTTCGTGTGTTGTTCGACCAGCGCCGGGTCTACCGGAGCTCCCGTGAACGTGCGGAAGATCGTTTCGATCGGACTGCCGGCGGTCAGCTGGGCCGGAGCCTTTCTCGAGAACAGGTTCGATACGAACTCCACGCGATCGGCCGACATTTCGAAGATGCTCTTGTACATCAGATGCTCGAGCATCATGTCGCGCCGGATGTCGAAAATGAAGGCGATTTTCGGTTTTAGCGCCGCGATGTACGTGAAATTCTGTTCAGGCCCCACACCAAGGTATGCCCCGCCCGTTCGCGGTGTTCTCATCAAGCCCGGCAGGACCTGCTGATACGAGACCTCGTTGGACGTGATGATTTCATACTGGAAATAGCCGCTCGGCTCGGAAAATCCGAAAATCATCTGCCAGTAGTCGGAATCGCTGAGCTGTGCCGGCAGCGTTTCTGCGGAACGCGAAACGGCCGCGGGCAGAAGAATGAGGAATGCGAGAAGCGCTGTTGCGATGACGGGCGTCCAATTGCCTCTGATCTGCATCTTGTCGCTGAGATTACCTGAAGTTGCGTCAAACGAAAAGATCCTGGAAGTGATGTGTTGCCGGCCCGAAAGCGCGGTATGCTGAGACCGCCCTGAAGCAGATGAAAAGCGAGGAACTGAACCAAACTTTCGAAAAGTTCTGGTCCGACATCCGCGGTTTCAACCTGTACGCGGGACAACCCAGCAACCGCCAGTCCGAATTGGCGGTAGCGATGGCGCGCGAGGCGGTACGGCTGGCAACAGAGGCCGCCAACGCCGATCTGCTCCTGCAAGCCCACGACATGCTGCGCTACGGCCTGACGGCAAACGAGCAGGCGGACGAAGCCCTTCCTTACTACAACCTGGTGATCGCGGGTTATGAGGCTCGTGGAAACCAGGCGAGGGTTTCCCGCGTTCGCGTTGGTTTTGTTGAGGCGCTTCTGCGCTCAGGCCGTTATGCCGATGCATTCAGCGTCGCGCATGTTGCCGAGCGATGGCTGAAGGACCATGGTGATAACGACGGATACGCGCGCCTCTGCACCGGCGTCGCGAACGCGTATTCCCGGCTGGGTCAGCACCAACGTTCCAGCGAGTACTATGCCGTCGCCGCGCGGGTGTTCGAAGAAATCGGTGATCGTGCCGCATTGGCCAAGGTATATCTGAGCCTCGCCTACGCGCTTTACCGGCTCGATCAGTACGAGCAGTCCGACGCCATGTACGAAAAGGCCGAGCAGACCGCCCGCGAAATGCGGCTGGATGCGCTCGAGGAACAGGCGAAATACAATCGCGCCTATCTTCACTATCTGCGAGGCCTCTACAGCCAGGCGCTGCAAGGCTTCTCCCGTATCCGACGGCAGCTCACGAGCAGCCCGCGTCATATCGCCTTGTGCGACCTCGACGAAGCGGAAATCTATCTTCAGCTCAACCTGCCCAAAGAGGCTGCAACGCTTGCGAGGCGGGCGATCGAAGAATGCAACCGGATCGGAATGCGCTGTGAGGAGGCGAAAGCCCGGACCTTCTTTGGCGTCGCGCTTATGCGCCTGCGGCGCTTCGATGAAGCGCTGGACATCTTTCGCGCCGCCCGGAAAGGCTTCGAAGACGAAGGCAACGACTATTGGATCGCCCTGCTCGACATTCACGCGGCGGATGTCCACCTGGCCCTCCAACATTACAACGACGCGCGATTGCTGGCGGCCGAGGCGAAGCGGCTTTTTGAAACTCTCGGAATTCCTTCCTGCCGCATGCTCAGTTTTGCCCTACTGGTCCGAATAGCGATCGCTTTGAACGACGTGACCACTGCCGAAGAACATCTCGCGCAAATGTCTGCCATCATCGATGAGACTCGCATGCCGCTCCTGGTTTTTCCCTACTACATGCTTTGCGGCCAGGTCGCCGAGATCAAGAAGGTCTGGAAAGAGGCCGAACGGGCATATCGTCTTGCGGCAGAGGATCTGGAAGAACATCATACCCGGCTGCAGCACGATGACCTCAAGGTCACGTTTCTGGAAGGCCGCAATCAGGTCTACGAAGCCCTCACCCGTTTGAATCTCGACGCAGAAGAGGAATCGGTAAGCGCCGCCTTCTCCTGGTGCGAGCGCGCGAAATCCCGGAGTCTGGTCGAACTTCTCGCGCAGAGCCTGCCATCTGTTCCTGCCCGTACCGATAACGCTCTGCTCCGGCGGATCGAGCACCTGCGTGAAGAGTTGAATGTTCACTACATGCGGTGCAAGCCGGAGAGCCGATCCCGCAAGGCTGTGAAGAATTTCGACGTGATTGTGGCGAAGGAGCGGGAAATCGCCCATGCTCTGCGTGAAACCGCCACCGAAGACTCCGAGTACGCATCGCTGCAGCAGGTCCATGCTGCAGGGCTCGAAGAGGTCCAGGAATTCCTTCCCGATCGCACAACGTTGATCGAGTACTTCATCACGCAGCAGGAACTGATTGCTTTCGTCATCTCCCCGCGTACTGCCAGGGCGGTCCGGCGGCTCGCGCTCACCGGATATGTGCGGGCGCTTTATGAGAAGCTGTCGTTCCAACTCGACAATTTTCTGCTTGGCCGGGGTTTTATAACATCGCACTCCGCACAAATTCTTGAAGTGACGACGCACTATCTGCAGGCATTACACAAGGCGCTGGTCGAACCGCTGCTGGGGGAGGTTACGACGCCACACATCGTTATCGTGCCCCACGGATTTCTTCATCACCTTCCCTTTCATGCCTTTTATGACGGGTCACGCTACCTCTGTGACCGCTTCGAGATCACATATGCGCCAAGCGCTTCTGTTCTGCGTTACTGCATAAAAAAAACCGATGTCGCGGATGCCCGGCCCCTGATCGTCGGTGTGGCCGACACCAATGCCCCGCGGGTGGACTTTGAGGTCTCGGCCCTGCAAAACATTTTTCCCGAATCCACTGTTCTTTCCGGAGAACGCGCCAACCGCGAGGGCTTCTCTCAAGCGGCCCAGCGTGCCTCATTTGTTCATGTGGCGACCCACGCGGCCTACCGCCGGGACAATCCAATGTTCTCGAGCTTCAAACTGGCAGACGGCTATGTCACGGCGCTGGATCTGTTCTCTATGAATTGCCAGGCAAACCTGGTCACACTCAGCGGGTGCCAGTCCGGTCTGGGTCAGATCGCTGATAGTGACGATCTGCTCGGACTCACCCGCGGTTTTCTTTACGCGGGCGCCCGCTCACTTCTGATGAGCCTTTGGACCGTCAGCGACGAGTCAACCGTGACTCTCATGAGCGCGTTCTACAAAGAGTGGCGGGCAGGGGCCACCAGAGCGAAAGCGCTTCAGAACGCAATGCAAACTGTTCGCGTTGCTTATCCGAATCCATTCTACTGGGCGCCCTTCGTACTGATTGGAAAGACGTGATTCCAGCGTCTTGGCGCGCTCAAAACATCTCAATATGGTTTTTACTCTGTCTCCGGATACGTATAATGCCGGTAAGGAGATGGCTGATGCAGTCGGGCGAAAAACTTGCTGAGCCGAATTTCGATGCGCGGCGGGAGCTTGCCGCGGCAATCGTGTTTGATAGTCTGACGCAACCATTTGCCGATGCCCGCGGCGCCACAGACGCCCGCCAGGTTGTCATGGGCGCCGAGGAATTCGATATCCATCTGAAGATTTCCACGAATCCTTCCCAGCATCAGATCGTCGGCCAGGTTTTTGCTCGAAACGAAAAGCAGTTTCTGAACAGCATCCGCCTGCACTTGCTGCTGGACGGAGAGCCCTTCCAGACGGCCTGGAGCGATAACTTCGGCCAGTTTCATTTCGACGACGTTCCAGCGGGTGTGTTCCGCCTTCAGATTTGTTTGCCGCAGCTGACGATCGTTGGTGGAATAACGATCGATGAACAGACCTGAACGACGTTCGGGATGCGTTGACCTCTGATATAGAACAGGAAGATACATGCAACTCTTTTTGATTTTCTTGTCTGTTCTGTTGATGTTCGTGTCCGTGATCACATATCGGCAAAGCAGGAAGGCGAGAGAGAGTGAGGAGCGCTTTCGATCGCTGCTGGACGTCGCCCCGGCCATGTTGTGGAACTCAGATACGGATGGGCGCTGCACGTTCTTCAATAAATCGTGGCTGGATTTTACCGGGCTGTCTCTCAAAGAACAAGCGCAGCTGGATTGGGTTGGACGCATTCACCCCGAAGATCGCGAACGCTGCGTCACCAACTATCTCTCCGCGTTCAATTCGCGGCAGAAATTTACCGCGGAGTACCGGCTGTTGAGTAACGAAGGCGTTTACCGCTGGGTGCTTCAGAGCGGCGTACCGCGATACTCGGACGATGGTGCTTTTCACGGTTACGTCGGCAGCCGTGCCGACATAACCGATCGAAAAGAGGCGGAAGAACATTCGCGGAGACTGAGCACCCTGCTGGTTAACGCACAGGAAACCGAATGCAGCCGCATTGGAAATGAGCTTCACGAGGATCTCGCACCGAAGCTTTGCGCCTTTTCGATCGGTCTGAGCCGTTTTTCCCGCGACTGCGGCGAAAACCTCAATCTGGCCGCCGGCCTGAACGACCTGCAGCAACGGTTAAGGGAGCTTTGCGGGGACGTCGTGCACCTTTCGCGTCAACTGCGCCCGGTAACTGTGGAAGGGCTGGGGTTACCGGCCGCTTTGCGCAATCTGTGCCGGCAGGCCACAGATAGCGAGTGCGCTGTTCTCTTTGTGCAGGACGAAGACATGCCTCCGCTTCCCCAGAACGTATCCCTGTCTCTGTATCGGGTCGCTCAAGAATCGTTACGAAACGCTCTGACTCACAGCCGGGCCACCGACATCAAGGTCGAGCTCAGCGCATCGGCAGCAACCGCTCGACTTTCGGTGAGAGACAATGGATGTGGCTTCGTCGTGGGACTCCATGCGAATCCGGGACTGGGGCTCGCTGACATGTCCGAGCGCATGAGACGCT
The genomic region above belongs to Terriglobia bacterium and contains:
- a CDS encoding DUF4159 domain-containing protein; the protein is MKKAALLGFVGIFFGLCVFHSRLSSDAQVRDPEFVYARVRYHMTPDAIFVREVPWHHDYPYSDQQFPSVVAEVSSIRTSSMAYQIVDIDSPDLFKYPFAYLCEPGYLELNAKDVVNLREYLDRGGFLLIDDMRTAAYSQQTGFGPEDDIRHFQAEMKKVYPDRTFVRLDLSDPVFNTFYKINSLDMIAPYIFPGQRPVEFLGLRDPHGNLQMVINDNNDISEFWEWLNEGRRSLHDASNSLEFGINYLMYSFTH
- a CDS encoding AMP-binding protein; amino-acid sequence: MLRLMPFAGIQSRAAARRKEKARTQTTPIKATLGFQEKLSQGCSGACKRGPRNGTAGSASRRFQGAAMSVDPDQLATIIHTSGPTGVPKGAMLTHRNLISNILPRVSGCPFRRPTVAPQPIENRHDLAMKEIEARTQDLAPFQKIRAYRASPRIVTSGRLDRYGTEE
- a CDS encoding GNAT family N-acetyltransferase, with the translated sequence MFSVTYREADARDVAAIVRFQMEMARETEDLELDRATVTGGVCRVFESGTHGRYFVAERGGTVIACTLITYEWSDWRCGTVWWIQSVYVVPEERRQGVYAGLYSHIKAIAEATPRVKGIRLYVDRRNTRAQTVYTRLGMNGDHYQVFEWMKTSEQKD
- a CDS encoding Uma2 family endonuclease, with the protein product MSVLLKAPPTDRIIISNVSWETYESLLKDLENQSSPRLAYDQGVLEIMSPHFEHDAAKEVLAYIAIIALEEQDIDFVAAGSTTFKRGVLKRGFEPDASFYIRNAARVRGKKRLNMEIDPPPELIIEIDVTGDSMDKFPLYAALQVNEVWRYAGAVEVWVLQQNRYVRQNTSKAIPILGDRLITELMESSLTLQRPAWARNTRQRIHSLMK
- a CDS encoding CHAT domain-containing tetratricopeptide repeat protein, whose translation is MKSEELNQTFEKFWSDIRGFNLYAGQPSNRQSELAVAMAREAVRLATEAANADLLLQAHDMLRYGLTANEQADEALPYYNLVIAGYEARGNQARVSRVRVGFVEALLRSGRYADAFSVAHVAERWLKDHGDNDGYARLCTGVANAYSRLGQHQRSSEYYAVAARVFEEIGDRAALAKVYLSLAYALYRLDQYEQSDAMYEKAEQTAREMRLDALEEQAKYNRAYLHYLRGLYSQALQGFSRIRRQLTSSPRHIALCDLDEAEIYLQLNLPKEAATLARRAIEECNRIGMRCEEAKARTFFGVALMRLRRFDEALDIFRAARKGFEDEGNDYWIALLDIHAADVHLALQHYNDARLLAAEAKRLFETLGIPSCRMLSFALLVRIAIALNDVTTAEEHLAQMSAIIDETRMPLLVFPYYMLCGQVAEIKKVWKEAERAYRLAAEDLEEHHTRLQHDDLKVTFLEGRNQVYEALTRLNLDAEEESVSAAFSWCERAKSRSLVELLAQSLPSVPARTDNALLRRIEHLREELNVHYMRCKPESRSRKAVKNFDVIVAKEREIAHALRETATEDSEYASLQQVHAAGLEEVQEFLPDRTTLIEYFITQQELIAFVISPRTARAVRRLALTGYVRALYEKLSFQLDNFLLGRGFITSHSAQILEVTTHYLQALHKALVEPLLGEVTTPHIVIVPHGFLHHLPFHAFYDGSRYLCDRFEITYAPSASVLRYCIKKTDVADARPLIVGVADTNAPRVDFEVSALQNIFPESTVLSGERANREGFSQAAQRASFVHVATHAAYRRDNPMFSSFKLADGYVTALDLFSMNCQANLVTLSGCQSGLGQIADSDDLLGLTRGFLYAGARSLLMSLWTVSDESTVTLMSAFYKEWRAGATRAKALQNAMQTVRVAYPNPFYWAPFVLIGKT
- a CDS encoding PAS domain S-box protein codes for the protein MQLFLIFLSVLLMFVSVITYRQSRKARESEERFRSLLDVAPAMLWNSDTDGRCTFFNKSWLDFTGLSLKEQAQLDWVGRIHPEDRERCVTNYLSAFNSRQKFTAEYRLLSNEGVYRWVLQSGVPRYSDDGAFHGYVGSRADITDRKEAEEHSRRLSTLLVNAQETECSRIGNELHEDLAPKLCAFSIGLSRFSRDCGENLNLAAGLNDLQQRLRELCGDVVHLSRQLRPVTVEGLGLPAALRNLCRQATDSECAVLFVQDEDMPPLPQNVSLSLYRVAQESLRNALTHSRATDIKVELSASAATARLSVRDNGCGFVVGLHANPGLGLADMSERMRRSGGVFTIISNPGEGTTVIVTMPLAQAMMATSA